The segment ccacTTAACAATCTCTGGTGACAGATGTGATTGTTAAGTCACCCTAGACTGCTGTGAATCATAGGTAGCATCACTAGATTCAGATTCCCTAAAATGTTTTGGTTCTCTCATGATTGACTTCCAGTGAAAACTCTGTTTGTGCCCTTGATTGTTGAAGGGGAACCCAAAATGTTGTCTTAGCAGCCGGTCTATGTAGGAAGCCCTAATGCCATACCGCTAGTTGAAGTAATGAATCTCTGAATATTGCTTATCACATAATCCTTGTGTTTTCACAGGTTCAATAGCTCACAGATGTAAAGTAGATGGATGTATTTTTCACTGTAGTTAAATGGAACATTATGCAAGAAAGATATTTAACAGCATAAAAGATTCTGCCGCCTCTCCCAGTTATAAAGTAAAATAATAAGTAAAAATAATACTGGAGAATTATCAGTGAAACACTATGAGATGCTTCTCCTTGCTTTTATTTGCATTAGTAATTTGATTTGGTCACAGGACAGCACAAATAAATACATGTAGCAGTGTAgtacgcgcgcacgctctctGGCAGGGTGGAAAGGTGTCTTCTCTAGCTGAAAATGCTGAGAGATTCTACTTCTTGGGGGCAGCACCAATGGCCACCTTCTCTTCACGGGTGATGGGGATGGAGCGTTCAGGAACATCAGCTAGTTTCCTTGGTCCAGTCACAGTCAGGACTCCATCTGGGGATAAAGTTGAGGTGATGGACAGGAGATCAACATCCACTGGGATTTTATATCTACGCTGGAAGTCTCTGGAAACATAGCCATGTTCATCCTGGGAAGTAAGAGAATAACCATTAATGGTCTTGTAATAAAATTTGATGTACATTTTTCTTCGTTCTGTCACCTGTAATTACTAATATCCATCATCATTACTAATAATGACCTTGGGCTATAACTACCAACCCCGGACTACTGGTCTTGTCACAAAGGCCCGTTCCTGCGGCTGCAGAGGCGGCATTGTATTCTATATCTACTCCATCCTGTATGTCTCCTTCATCTTGAATTAGAACAGCTTGTTACTTTTGTCACATCAGGAGTTGGCCAAGTAGGGATCAGCCCAGTAGGATATTTCTATTTGATCTAAAAAACCCTGGTAAATATTACAAATCCTCTATACACAAAATGTGGCTCATTATTTGTGTGAACTTGAAGCAGGTTTGTAAGgagttgtctcatcacagacctTTTCAGGGCAGCCCTCTGGACCTCCATTGACTATGGTGACCGTCCATGCGGCTGCCTGGAAAAAGCCAAGCGGAGCCAATAGTAGATGATGTGCCACTCACTTTCCTAACGTTACTtccgctttgttctggtgatcacAGTGACCCCTGATGATCAGACATTGGTGGCAAATCCTAACAATGTGCTGCCAATGTCTGTGATAACACAACTCTTTTTATGTCCACAAGTCTCTAAGTAAACAAGGTTGTTGGTTTTTGTACCAGTTCCCCGATTATTACCTGACGTTCCTCATGCTTTCCATGGATTTCAACGTAATCTCCCATCACTTTCACTtttagttcttctggagagaaatGTTTCACATCAAGATTAACAGAAAACTTGTCCTTTTCCAGTCTCATCTGTGGAAGACAATGGAACATGTTTGAAAAAGGTGAAAAATTGCCATTaaacactaggatgtcatcaTTTTGATTGTGCATTTTCCTTTCTTTCCATGATCACTCTAAAATGCAGACAAACACGTCTGTCACCAGGAAAGTCCCCTTTAATTATGATCATCCCCTCATAACATTAGAGGGCGGGGCAGGAAGTTCCCCTGAACATGTCATGTGATCTCTTTTGGCAtggaaacagaattttgaggcagattttctgcgtgcaaaaaactcagtgtgaacccagccttaaaggggttatccaatttaaaaaaatatatatttcaatagTGGTAAAAATTACACTTACTAAGATATTTTCATTAGCAAAGATGCCCAGGAGCTGTGTTCTGAACTGGTCACGTGAATGATGCACCGGCCACTGTTTACAACCAGGGCCAGTGACGTTTCGGGCCACAACATATGAAATGTCACTACAGCACTCAAtaggaatgccccccccccaatgaATAGTCATATAGATCATGTGTTGATTCCTGTAACCAGTACACCCCCTTGCAGCCCGAATCCTCGGATAGTTCAGCTATCATGTTCCTATTACAGCAACAGGGACGTGTCTGATTGTCTGAAGCGGGGATCCATAGGAAATGTAGTTTCCCCACTTCCCCACGAAGGACCACCCATCATTCAGCAGTGGCACATGTAAACAACAGAGCCACTGCCAACAATCAAAACACAGGGAACAGCCGAAATCAAAGAAACCGACACAGCAGGCATTGGTAAGCAAAATTAATGGgcataaaggtgttttttttcagataacccctttaagctctgtTAACATCTGCGCCGTGGCTTCCGTTCATAATAGTAGCCATGACGCTGTGCCAGGTCAGTTTTACAACGGAGTGGTGCCCAATTGACCCCATAGACTTATAATAGGGTCCTTTTGGTTCCGCAGAGGTGTTCATCGTTTTGATTGTTAAATATAGAGCTACATGCGGCACAATTTTTCGCATAAAATT is part of the Rhinoderma darwinii isolate aRhiDar2 chromosome 10, aRhiDar2.hap1, whole genome shotgun sequence genome and harbors:
- the LOC142661986 gene encoding alpha-crystallin B chain isoform X2; this encodes MMTLISQMRLEKDKFSVNLDVKHFSPEELKVKVMGDYVEIHGKHEERQDEHGYVSRDFQRRYKIPVDVDLLSITSTLSPDGVLTVTGPRKLADVPERSIPITREEKVAIGAAPKK
- the LOC142661986 gene encoding alpha-crystallin B chain isoform X3; the protein is MRLEKDKFSVNLDVKHFSPEELKVKVMGDYVEIHGKHEERQDEHGYVSRDFQRRYKIPVDVDLLSITSTLSPDGVLTVTGPRKLADVPERSIPITREEKVAIGAAPKK